A window of Zingiber officinale cultivar Zhangliang chromosome 5A, Zo_v1.1, whole genome shotgun sequence contains these coding sequences:
- the LOC121982381 gene encoding uncharacterized protein LOC121982381, which produces MSAVASRYGKDDDDPLRAVARTTTPFVLWRGMPTAPRAATRMPTAASRSGPKVASLDHEDARNCLTRDEEECNSWKDTFPSSHDYSTPTNNYFISKVWILSSVHTKSVNAKVESIYLSAYIDDGVAKTTASH; this is translated from the exons ATGTCGGCGGTTGCCTCACGTTATGGCAAGGACGACGACGACCCCCTTCGTGCTGTAGCGAGGACAACGACCCCCTTCGTGCTTTGGCGAGGGATGCCCACTGCCCCTCGCGCGGCGACGAGGATGCCCACGGCCGCCTCGCGCAGCGGCCCTAAGGTTGCCTCTCTCGATCACGAGGACGCTCGCAACTGCCTCACACGGG ATGAAGAAGAATGCAATAGTTGGAAAGACACCTTCCCGTCTTCCCATGACTACTCCACCCCCACCAACAACTATTTCATCTCTAAAGTTTGGATACTTTCTTCTGTACACACGAAGTCAGTTAATGCAAAAGTTGAAAGCATATATCTAAGTGCATACATAGATGATGGTGTTGCCAAAACAACTGCAAGTCACTAA